The Euphorbia lathyris chromosome 2, ddEupLath1.1, whole genome shotgun sequence genome includes a window with the following:
- the LOC136220570 gene encoding gibberellin 2-beta-dioxygenase 1-like has product MVVLSKPETEHLFLSGTGNGIPIIEIDLSNPESKEHLIKACEEFGFFKVINHGIPMDFISQLESEALKFFSLPLSEKQEATFLGYGNKRIGDNGDVGWVEYLLFTINQQHSNSHNHNYNYLRGVLDAYISAVQNLACQILEMMAEGLRIQPRNVLSKFLKDEESDSVFRLNHYPPCAEAEEVNNRIGFGEHTDPQIISVLRSNNTTGLEISVGNKNWVPVPADHKSFFINVGDSLQVMTNGRFKSVRHRVVANSVKSRVSMIYFGGPPLSEKIAPLMKGEQGESLYREFTWFEYKKSAFNSRLADNRLRLFQSTL; this is encoded by the coding sequence ATGGTAGTCCTTTCGAAGCCAGAAACTGAACACTTGTTCTTGTCTGGAACTGGAAATGGAATACCCATAATTGAGATTGACCTCTCCAACCCCGAATCGAAAGAGCATCTTATTAAAGCCTGTGAGGAGTTTGGTTTCTTCAAGGTTATCAATCATGGAATCCCTATGGATTTCATTTCCCAATTGGAAAGTGAAGCTCTCAAATTCTTCTCTTTACCACTTTCTGAGAAGCAAGAAGCAACCTTTTTGGGTTATGGTAATAAAAGAATTGGAGACAATGGGGATGTGGGTTGGGTTGAATACCTCCTTTTTACCATCAATCAACAACATTCCAATTCTCACAACCACAACTACAACTACTTAAGGGGTGTTTTAGATGCTTACATATCAGCAGTTCAAAATCTTGCTTGTCAGATTCTGGAAATGATGGCAGAGGGATTAAGAATTCAGCCAAGAAACGTGTTGAGTAAATTTCTAAAGGATGAAGAGAGTGACTCGGTGTTCAGGCTAAATCATTATCCACCATGCGCAGAAGCAGAAGAAGTGAATAATAGGATTGGATTCGGAGAGCACACAGACCCACAAATAATATCAGTGCTAAGATCAAATAACACTACTGGATTGGAAATATCAGTTGGGAATAAAAATTGGGTACCAGTTCCAGCTGATCACAAGTCCTTCTTTATAAATGTTGGTGATTCATTACAGGTAATGACGAATGGGAGGTTCAAAAGTGTAAGACATAGAGTAGTGGCCAACAGCGTCAAATCTCGAGTATCAATGATATATTTCGGAGGACCACCTTTGAGTGAGAAAATAGCACCATTGATGAAGGGAGAACAAGGAGAAAGCTTGTACAGAGAATTTACTTGGTTTGAGTATAAGAAATCTGCTTTTAATTCTAGATTGGCTGATAATAGGCTTCGCCTTTTTCAATCCACTTTGTAA